In Mustela nigripes isolate SB6536 chromosome 12, MUSNIG.SB6536, whole genome shotgun sequence, one DNA window encodes the following:
- the CETN3 gene encoding centrin-3 codes for MSLALRNELVVDKTKRKKRRELSEEQKQEIKDAFELFDTDKDEAIDYHELKVAMRALGFDVKKADVLKILKDYDREATGKITFEDFNEVVTDWILERDPHEEILKAFKLFDDDDSGKISLRNLRRVARELGENMSDEELRAMIEEFDKDGDGEINQEEFIAIMTGDI; via the exons ATGAGTTTAGCTCTGAG aaatGAGCTAGTAGtagacaaaacaaagaggaaaaaaagaagagaactctctgaagaacagaaacaagaaattaaagatgCTTTTGAACTGTTTGACACAGACAAAGATGAAGCAATAGATTATCATGAATTAAAG GTGGCAATGAGAGCCTTGGGGTTTGATGTAAAAAAAGCTGATGTACTGAAGATTCTTAAAGATTATGACAGAGAAGCCACAGGGAAAATCACCTTTGAAGATTTTAATGAAGTTG TGACAGACTGGATATTGGAAAGAGATCCAcatgaagaaatattaaaggcaTTTAAActatttgatgatgatgattcaGGTAAAATAAGCTTGAGGAATTTGCGACGTGTTGCCAGAGAATTGGGTGAAAACATGAGTGATGAAGAACTTCGGGCTATGATAGAAGAATTTGATAAAGATGGTGATGGAGAAA